The following coding sequences lie in one Oncorhynchus gorbuscha isolate QuinsamMale2020 ecotype Even-year linkage group LG10, OgorEven_v1.0, whole genome shotgun sequence genomic window:
- the LOC124045291 gene encoding gamma-aminobutyric acid receptor subunit gamma-2-like: MGYFTIQMYIPCSMIMVLSWVSFWINKDAVPARTSLGITTVLTMTTLSTISRKSLPKVSYVTAMDLFVSVCFISTFAALMEYGTLHYFTSNRQNKKNKDKHSQQKSSRMVTIRPVTSLLQINNIGPYQDEDVYAYVCLDGKGCTSFFCCFDDCRPGAWRKNRMHV, translated from the exons ATGGGCTACTTTACTATTCAGATGTACATCCCCTGTAGCATGATCATGGTGCTGTCATGGGTCTCTTTTTGGATCAACAAAGATGCTGTCCCCGCCAGGACCTCTTTAG GAATCACCACAGTGCTTACAATGACAACGCTGAGCACCATCTCAAGGAAGTCACTTCCCAAGGTATCCTATGTGACGGCTATGGacctgtttgtgtctgtctgcttCATCTCCACGTTTGCTGCTCTGATGGAGTATGGGACTCTACACTATTTCACCAGCAACAGGCAGAACAAGAAGAATAAGGACAAACATTCTCAGCAG AAATCCAGCCGCATGGTGACCATTAGGCCAGTGACGTCACTGCTCCAGATTAATAACATCGGCCCCTACCAAGACGAGGATGTTTACGCCTATGTGTGTTTGGATGGGAAGGGCTGCACCAGCTTCTTCTGCTGCTTCGACGACTGTCGCCCTGGAGCCTGGCGCAAAAACCGGATGCATGTCTGA